One Dromiciops gliroides isolate mDroGli1 chromosome 3, mDroGli1.pri, whole genome shotgun sequence DNA segment encodes these proteins:
- the LOC122748348 gene encoding platelet glycoprotein VI-like has product MYSPSPRGSSSASSMGPSLCILLCLGLRLAQSWMVRDSDHSAPAALGPFPSAPSQAGGSLGAPGSASLPTVSSRPDLVIEPSALVQRGWQVFLSCSAPVQAELYRLQKEGQPLILEERSTNDLFLRNQANFLLEDVSAASAGLYTCRFLRDGLWSKPSLPVELVVTGLYPRPYFWAEPREVMQEGQSLTLLCRSHLDFRGFAVARERSAYLRRRSNSSLMRFRIPAATKVYEGTYHCYAYSTLHPYLWSYPSKALSLEVTANSSVLLSLTQLSLAGLSLLFLGRLVAKALFKWWNRRKQLGPVEAPA; this is encoded by the exons ATGTATTCCCCATCTCCCCGGGGTTCCAGCTCGGCTAGCAGCATGGGGCCCTCCCTCTGCATCCTGCTCTGCCTCG GGCTGCGTCTGGCCCAGAGCTGGATGGTACGAGACAGTGACCACTCAGCACCAGCGGCTCTCGGTCCCTTCCCCTCCG CCCCCAGCCAGGCTGGGGGCTCCCTCGGAGCTCCCGGCTCTGCTTCTCTTCCCACAGTGTCCAGCAGGCCGGACCTTGTGATTGAGCCCTCCGCGCTGGTGCAGAGAGGGTGGCAGGTGTTCCTGAGCTGCTCAGCCCCGGTCCAGGCTGAGCTGTACCGGCTGCAGAAGGAGGGGCAGCCCCTGATCCTGGAGGAGAGGAGCACTAACGACCTCTTCCTCCGCAATCAGGCCAACTTTCTCCTGGAGGACGTCTCGGCCGCGTCCGCCGGACTGTACACCTGCCGCTTCCTCCGCGACGGGCTCTGGTCCAAGCCCAGCCTCCCGGTGGAGCTGGTGGTGACCG GACTGTACCCCCGCCCCTACTTCTGGGCAGAGCCCCGAGAGGTGATGCAGGAAGGCCAGAGCCTGACCCTGCTGTGCCGCTCCCACCTGGATTTCCGCGGGTTTGCGGTGGCCAGGGAGCGGAGCGCCTACCTGCGCAGGCGCAGCAATAGCTCCCTGATGCGCTTCAGAATCCCGGCGGCCACCAAGGTCTACGAGGGTACTTACCATTGCTACGCCTACTCCACCCTGCACCCGTACCTCTGGTCCTATCCCAGCAAAGCGCTGAGCCTGGAGGTGACAG CAAACAGCTCCGTCCTCTTAAGCCTGACCCAGCTGAGCCTGGCGGGGCTCAGTCTGTTGTTCCTTGGAAGACTAGTGGCCAAGGCCCTGTTCAAGTGGTGGAATAGGAGGAAGCAACTGGGGCCTGTGGAGGCCCCGGCGTGA
- the NDUFA3 gene encoding NADH dehydrogenase [ubiquinone] 1 alpha subcomplex subunit 3 isoform X1: MAGSECGCQWPGGVWGLGRFLKETWSKEPVLTVSFAIGTMALLLPSLSPYTKYATMINQATPYNYPVPVRDDGNMPDIPSHPQDPQGPSLQWLKNL, from the exons ATGGCGGGCAGTGAGTGCGGTTGTCAGTGGCCTGGAGGGGTTTGGG GACTAGGCCGGTTCCTGAAGGAGACCTGGTCCAAGGAGCCAGTGCTGACGGTGTCCTTCGCCATCGGAACTATGG CTCTACTCTTACCTTCGTTAAGCCCCTATACGAAGTATGCAACCATGATCAACCAAGCTACACCTTACAACTACCCTG TTCCTGTTCGAGATGATGGCAACATGCCTGACATCCCCAGCCACCCTCAGGATCCTCAGGGTCCTTCCCTCCAGTGGTTGAAGAATCTGTGA
- the NDUFA3 gene encoding NADH dehydrogenase [ubiquinone] 1 alpha subcomplex subunit 3 isoform X2, translated as MAGRLGRFLKETWSKEPVLTVSFAIGTMALLLPSLSPYTKYATMINQATPYNYPVPVRDDGNMPDIPSHPQDPQGPSLQWLKNL; from the exons ATGGCGGGCA GACTAGGCCGGTTCCTGAAGGAGACCTGGTCCAAGGAGCCAGTGCTGACGGTGTCCTTCGCCATCGGAACTATGG CTCTACTCTTACCTTCGTTAAGCCCCTATACGAAGTATGCAACCATGATCAACCAAGCTACACCTTACAACTACCCTG TTCCTGTTCGAGATGATGGCAACATGCCTGACATCCCCAGCCACCCTCAGGATCCTCAGGGTCCTTCCCTCCAGTGGTTGAAGAATCTGTGA
- the TFPT gene encoding TCF3 fusion partner has product MAGVGFEEFSAPPGSELALPPLFGGHILESELETEVEFVGGALGGPGLREREEEEEAARGRRRRQRELSRRKYQALGRRCREIEQVNERVLNRLHQVQRITRRLRQERRFLMRLLDSYGDDYRKSQFTIVLEDEGSQGPDAPTPGNAENEPPEKESLSPPPRRPPEPSSPPPGEGPSGRKRRRAPRDGRRGGALLTPELGPGQIKVEDDFGFEPDEALTTGWAARTPDKLLSYPTLASPPFDITPQ; this is encoded by the exons ATGGCTGGCGTGGGCTTCGAGGAGTTCTCGGCGCCGCCGGGCTCGGAGCTGGCGCTGCCTCCGCTCTTCGGCGGCCACATCTTGGAGTCGGAGCTGGAGACCGAGGTGGAGTTCGTCGGGGGAGCCCTGGGCGGACCGGGGCTCCGTGAgcgagaggaggaggaggaggcggcccGGGGCCGACGGCGCCGCCAGCGAGAGCTGAGTCGCCGCAAGTACCAAGCGCTGGGCCGGCGCTGCCGGGAGATCGAACAG GTGAATGAGAGAGTCTTGAACAGACTTCACCAGGTACAGAGAATCACAAGAAGACTCAGGCAAGAGCGAAG GTTTCTTATGCGACTCCTAGATTCCTATGGAGATGACTACCGGAAGAGCCAGTTCACCATTGTCCTGGAG GATGAGGGCAGTCAAGGCCCTGATGCGCCCACCCCAGGAAATGCAGAGAACGAGCCCCCAGAAAAGGAaagcctgtcccctccccctcggCGGCCCCCTGAGCCCAGTAGTCCCCCACCTGGGGAAGGCCCCAGCGGAAGAAAAAGACGGAGGGCACCCAGGGATGGACGCCGAGGTGGGGCACTGCTAACTCCAGAGCTAGGCCCGGGCCAG aTCAAAGTGGAGGATGACTTTGGCTTTGAGCCAGATGAGGCCCTCACCACAGGATGGGCAGCTCGAACCCCAGACAAACTGCTTTCCTACCCCACTTTGGCCAGCCCTCCCTTTGATATAACTCCCCAATAA